In Macadamia integrifolia cultivar HAES 741 chromosome 1, SCU_Mint_v3, whole genome shotgun sequence, a single window of DNA contains:
- the LOC122075031 gene encoding gibberellin-regulated protein 14-like, with translation MASKALIFLIASFLLLATKASSKDDEDFFSEVLAKTPAPAPAPVKAPPPTLPPVSITECPRLCGVRCSLHSRKRHCTRVCMTCCQRCKCVPPGTYGNKEMCGKCYTDMTTHGNRPKCP, from the exons ATGGCCTCTAAAGCTCTCATCTTCCTCATTGCGTCCTTTCTTTTGCTTGCAACTAAG gCTTCATCTAAAGACGATGAGGATTTTTTCTCTGAg GTTCTAGCCAAGACACCTGCACCAGCCCCAGCACCAGTCAAGGCACCACCTCCAACTCTCCCTCCGGTGAGCATTACAG AGTGTCCTCGTCTGTGTGGAGTGAGGTGTTCTCTGCACTCTAGAAAGAGACACTGCACAAGAGTGTGCATGACATGCTGCCAACGCTGCAAATGTGTTCCACCAGGTACCTACGGTAACAAGGAGATGTGCGGTAAGTGCTACACTGATATGACCACCCACGGCAACCGGCCCAAGTGCCCTTGA